In the Kribbella sp. NBC_00482 genome, one interval contains:
- a CDS encoding phytanoyl-CoA dioxygenase family protein: MTITSEKPELAALAQQYAAEGFVLVKGLLSKEEAAHYRQRSHELLARLNRTDDPTWGAARDMTEAPTKLQHLHDAQFYDAEFSKLLVDPRFTDVAAAVMGVDDVQLHHTKLFVKPPENGSPFPLHQDHPFFPHTYHRVGAAIFHFDDAPVEKGCVRVIPGSHKEGPREHSPEGSYHLLEPSFDAATPQPAEAGDVLFFTYLTVHGSGVNTSDEARTTWLIQYRDPSDPPTVKTHEWSLGQGMILRGIDPTGRSAV; encoded by the coding sequence ATGACGATCACGTCCGAGAAACCGGAGCTGGCCGCGCTTGCGCAGCAGTACGCCGCCGAGGGCTTCGTACTGGTGAAAGGCCTGCTCAGCAAGGAAGAAGCAGCGCACTACCGGCAGCGCAGCCACGAACTGCTGGCGCGGCTGAACCGGACCGACGACCCGACCTGGGGCGCCGCCCGGGACATGACCGAGGCGCCGACGAAGCTGCAGCATCTGCACGACGCGCAGTTCTACGACGCCGAGTTCTCGAAGCTCCTGGTGGACCCGCGGTTCACCGACGTGGCCGCTGCGGTGATGGGTGTGGACGACGTACAGCTGCACCACACCAAGCTGTTCGTGAAGCCGCCGGAGAACGGTTCGCCGTTCCCGCTGCACCAGGACCACCCGTTCTTCCCGCACACCTACCACCGGGTCGGGGCGGCGATCTTCCACTTCGACGACGCGCCTGTCGAGAAGGGCTGCGTCCGGGTGATTCCGGGCAGCCACAAGGAGGGACCACGGGAGCACAGCCCGGAGGGCTCGTACCACCTGCTGGAGCCGTCGTTCGACGCGGCGACGCCGCAGCCGGCCGAGGCGGGCGACGTACTGTTCTTCACCTACCTGACCGTGCACGGGTCCGGGGTGAACACCAGTGACGAGGCGCGTACCACCTGGCTGATCCAGTACCGCGACCCGTCGGACCCGCCGACCGTCAAGACGCACGAGTGGTCGCTCGGCCAGGGCATGATTCTGCGTGGCATCGACCCCACCGGCAGGAGTGCTGTTTGA
- a CDS encoding sodium:solute symporter family protein: protein MLAQQSILRLDATAIDYIIIALYFVFVLGIGYMARRAVSNSLDFFLSGRSLPAWVTGLAFISANLGAIEIMGMSANGAQYGMPTVHYFWIGAIPAMLFLGVVMMPFYYGSKVRSVPEFMLRRFGKPAHLVNAISFALAQVLIAGVNLFLLATIVNVLLGWPIWVSVIVAAVIVLSYITLGGLSAAIYNEVLQFFVIVAALLPLTLVGLHKVGGWQGLVDKVTASPGGSEQMSAWPGNALSGFGNSFLSVIGIVFGLGFVLSFGYWTTNFVEVQRAMASKNMSAARRTPIIGSFPKMFVPFIVIIPGIIAAVIVPEMAQFKATGSGEVDYNDAILLLMRDLLPNGMLGLAITGLLASFMAGMAANLSSFNTVMSYDIIERYVIKDRPDAFYLRTGRWVTVAGTVIAIGTAAIASGYSNLMDYLQQLFSFFNAPLFATFILGMFWKRMTAAAGWIGLVSGTATAITVFVLSENGVINLPGQGASFVGAGAAFVVDILISVLVSTMTRPKEDSELVGLVYSLTPKEQRTEVAVAGDHGWYRKPVLLAGISLAMTIVLNIVFG from the coding sequence ATGCTTGCCCAACAATCCATCCTCAGACTGGATGCCACGGCGATCGACTACATCATCATCGCCCTCTACTTCGTCTTCGTGCTCGGTATCGGGTACATGGCCAGACGCGCGGTGTCGAACAGCCTGGACTTCTTCCTGTCCGGCCGGTCGCTGCCGGCCTGGGTCACCGGCCTGGCGTTCATCTCGGCCAACCTGGGCGCGATCGAGATCATGGGCATGTCGGCGAACGGCGCGCAGTACGGCATGCCGACCGTGCACTACTTCTGGATCGGCGCGATCCCGGCGATGCTGTTCCTCGGCGTCGTGATGATGCCGTTCTATTACGGCTCCAAGGTCCGCAGCGTGCCGGAGTTCATGCTGCGCCGGTTCGGGAAGCCCGCGCACCTGGTGAACGCGATCAGCTTCGCCCTGGCGCAGGTGCTGATCGCGGGCGTGAACCTGTTCCTACTGGCGACCATCGTGAACGTGCTGCTCGGCTGGCCGATCTGGGTGTCGGTGATCGTCGCCGCCGTGATCGTGCTCAGCTACATCACGCTCGGCGGACTGTCCGCAGCGATCTACAACGAGGTGCTGCAGTTCTTCGTGATCGTCGCCGCGCTGCTGCCGCTGACCCTGGTCGGCCTGCACAAGGTCGGTGGCTGGCAGGGCCTGGTCGACAAGGTGACCGCGTCGCCGGGCGGCAGCGAGCAGATGTCGGCCTGGCCGGGCAACGCGCTGAGCGGGTTCGGCAACAGCTTCCTGTCGGTGATCGGCATCGTGTTCGGCCTCGGCTTCGTGCTCTCGTTCGGCTACTGGACGACGAACTTCGTCGAGGTGCAGCGGGCGATGGCGTCGAAGAACATGTCGGCGGCCCGGCGGACGCCGATCATCGGGTCGTTCCCGAAGATGTTCGTGCCGTTCATCGTGATCATCCCCGGCATCATCGCCGCGGTGATCGTGCCGGAGATGGCGCAGTTCAAGGCCACCGGCAGCGGCGAGGTCGACTACAACGACGCGATCCTGCTGCTGATGCGCGACCTGCTGCCGAACGGCATGCTCGGCCTCGCGATCACCGGTCTGCTGGCCTCGTTCATGGCCGGTATGGCGGCCAACCTGAGCTCGTTCAACACCGTGATGTCGTACGACATCATCGAGCGTTACGTGATCAAGGACCGGCCGGACGCCTTCTACCTGCGGACCGGCCGCTGGGTGACCGTCGCGGGCACGGTGATCGCGATCGGCACGGCCGCGATCGCCTCCGGCTACAGCAACCTGATGGACTACCTGCAGCAGCTGTTCTCGTTCTTCAACGCGCCGCTGTTCGCCACGTTCATCCTCGGTATGTTCTGGAAGCGGATGACCGCGGCGGCCGGCTGGATCGGCCTGGTCAGCGGTACGGCGACCGCGATCACCGTGTTCGTTCTTTCGGAGAACGGCGTCATCAACCTGCCCGGGCAGGGCGCCAGCTTCGTCGGCGCCGGCGCCGCCTTCGTGGTCGACATCCTGATCAGCGTCCTGGTCAGCACGATGACCCGGCCCAAGGAGGACTCCGAGCTGGTCGGCCTGGTGTACTCGCTGACACCGAAGGAACAGCGCACCGAGGTCGCGGTCGCCGGTGACCACGGCTGGTACCGCAAGCCGGTCCTGCTGGCAGGCATCTCGCTGGCGATGACCATCGTCCTGAACATCGTCTTCGGCTGA